A stretch of the Dyella sp. 2HG41-7 genome encodes the following:
- a CDS encoding MarR family transcriptional regulator produces MSVLSAVEQNAAVLCRRHPEVPFEWVLALRLIVHICHQVNGDASTFLRAWNITYDEYLVLSSLYTDGEGALPISTLSRLLGSKPADVNRSVRQLAAKQMIRRIVGPANRRMGLFALTDEGKKALEQCLPVMGGMLAHAGRQFEEGEIVAVAQSLKKLFREPD; encoded by the coding sequence ATGAGTGTCTTGTCCGCTGTCGAGCAGAACGCCGCTGTTCTGTGTCGCCGACACCCCGAAGTACCGTTCGAATGGGTGCTGGCGTTGCGTCTGATCGTGCACATCTGCCATCAGGTCAATGGCGATGCCAGCACGTTCCTGCGCGCCTGGAATATCACTTACGACGAATACCTCGTGCTTTCGTCGCTCTATACCGACGGCGAGGGCGCGTTGCCGATAAGTACATTGTCGAGGTTGCTGGGTAGCAAACCGGCCGATGTAAACCGTAGTGTCCGACAGCTTGCCGCCAAACAAATGATCCGACGCATCGTGGGGCCGGCGAATCGGCGTATGGGTCTGTTCGCGCTCACGGACGAAGGGAAGAAGGCGCTTGAGCAATGCCTGCCCGTGATGGGCGGGATGCTCGCGCATGCAGGGCGGCAGTTCGAAGAAGGCGAAATCGTTGCGGTAGCGCAGTCGCTCAAAAAACTATTTCGCGAGCCCGATTGA